The Phlebotomus papatasi isolate M1 chromosome 3, Ppap_2.1, whole genome shotgun sequence genomic sequence CATTTAACATACTCGTTATTGACAGTGActaattttctctctttctctctctctgatgaaaatcttttgaaatacaTTACTTCCCGGATGGATGAAATTATACGGGAGCCTTCTCTACTAATTTAAACCAATGTCCACATTCACAACGCTTTGGTTCCccctgcaaaaaaaaagattccccGGACTTTTGAAATCTTCCCGGAAAAGACAAAGAATCTTCCTTTCTCACCTGATAGACCCACATCCACTGCACGAATGTCTGATCTTCTTCACATATGCAACCTACGAGACGGGCATCGAAAGCCGATGGGATCAAATTGGGCTGATCCTTGGTGCCAGCGCCCCTTTTGAACACCCTCATGTCGAAGGGATTTTCATTGCCTGCCGCCTTTGCCAATAACTCTCGCTTTTCAATGCCTGTCGCGTGCTCCAGCGGGTCATTCATCACTGTAAAGGACAGATCGGTCATTAGTGTACATCCCTCAATGCCCATCATTCATTCCCAGAGCCCCAAAAGCCGGGAAAACCGCCCCAATTGCGCAGACTTCACAGGCAAAACATTACGTAACGTGAGAGGTTACGCTCGAGGTTATGCAGGCAATTTACCGTCCCTTCCCAAGGTATCCGGGAGCATGCAGTGCCCCAGCCGGTACACTTACTTTTGCAGAAGCGAACAGGTGTGTAGGTGACACTGCGTCGTGCTGCGGGCAgaagaaatttcacacaaaagtTCGACGCCATTTTTGCAAGTTAAAGATTTTTTCCACGGACTCGCTCGCACTAAAGTGACAGAACTGACAGCGAGAATGTCACATGAAATATGGCATCCCAGCTGAACCAACATTCTCCATACCAATATTGAAAAGATATCACATACGAGTAGCGATACTATTTACTACTTCAACCCCTCTTTAACCTCTCTTCTCAgtggtgtgcaagaaccgtttgaaaccctaacaaacgtcaaatgaaacttgtacagtagagtctctcaaatctgaatctctcaaattcgaaagacgtttggattcaaaatgtcaattgtgaggttatgttaaaaaattcgtattttggatgaatgaaaatcatatttatgtgctgcTTCTTGAATGTTTTCATACATAATGatcatataaaatgaaatgGAAGTATATTATCACTAAAgattgtgagaaagtacgggaatttgagtcaaggtacaatttaatctcacataaatttcgttaatttcaaaaattcgttcgaatttgggaggtgagaaatgtcaaaaatacccctcgagcgttcgaatttagaagactctactgtatcatactacccagcgagcacagttagcagaaaaaatagcatttttagtatttttttgctgaatcggtctactggccaatcagcagttctcgaacaaaaggtgttaagcaaatacatgaaaatggcactgtttagcgctcgcagcggatgatggcagaacCAAACACTGTCGATAGATGGCGCTGGAAACTATTTAgcagattttctctttcatttttttttctttttctctcaaaatgaacttggaattacccctgaaattatttatcaacttgggagatattataatcacgatttttattacctaTATTGTTATAGGATTTATGCTGCGGTATGTtgtctatagagaatggtcaaataggagtattaaacatactcccgaccaaaaattatgcatttttttttagtgaattgcgtcattattttcttaagaaaaaaaattattttactatgAGGAAATATTCaatcgggggttataaaattattcattatttatggaaaatatgttttttcttttgaaaacagCAATCGATCTATTATGCTCACATTagatcacaactattgtaaatTGATTGCGAAACTGgatttttctacatatttaacttatttgtggtaaataaagttgcagaagcattaaaaatagttttaaaagatgtGGCTCCCCTACTTAGTAAGTTCAATGATGGTTTTagaaatactacaaaaaattctattagaaaaatttttattagaccAATGCTGTATTGgtctaataaatcatttttggattataaattttctgaagcgcatttttgcgcaaaaaattacttttattatcgcgatattatagcaaattaacaaattattgcTTTTCTTAATACTGcacatattcttttttaaatcaaaaatttattcgatttgatgatttatttttcaaattaaaatgacacgtgttaatattttttgaaagagaGATTTTacatacctttaaagtcaggaaaatatgccatttagttggaaatcattttgcgTCGACtgtaccattaaatgaaaatgatataggctctaaatttcatatgttcttagtcttttagtatttaaatgagtttccgaagtttttcaatatttctcgatttcagaattcatgaaatgttacaatatcttgaaaattcccaagaatttcttttgttattaATTTACTGAAAtaagcggacaagaattcttggaaatgcaattttaatttaagtgtacactgctgtctctctatatgcacagtttgggtactttttttgacagttctctctctgaatatgcacaactttttttgaaattcccaacggtttttttctttcttttaataaattatcatttttttattgttctagaatttcccgtgttatttcaaatataatatgagacagaaaaaataaaattaagaaaattaaaaacaagaaaaattagttaccaagaaaataattttctttattactttgtcaaaatgtaaacaaattgattttgaatgcaacctacacaaaagctgtgcatatagagtgtgcatatagagagacagcactgtattacatatatatattttttgtaaatggattcataatttttttttgataaaattaaacaatacaaaaattaaattggtcggaaaaggttgaAAAATAcgtattattcaaaatatattataatttttttttaatttttgcgaattttaatcttttttgctttattttttaatttcaaatgtggttattgtaggaatcatgaaattgtaataatggaaagggTTTACATTCAGCTTCTACTCAATCCCGGCaacctcagcaaagacaaaaaccaagttcattaaagtctctcactcgattggggaaaaagaataactttgactaattgccgctgcgatcgctagtataacttcgaggtcagcagaactcagctgaaatttttttttcacctgatTTGAAAaggcttagcatttggtgctcgctggggtaCAACAATTTCCGTAGAGGAAAGTGCGCTAcgtacgctaccttcagacgactcaagcttcggacaattaaatttttttctctatgttttttttttatagatgtCACCAATTCCACTTTTCTAacaatttgaggcattggatcagctattaaaatataatattttaatagactaaatttatttataaaaatttgaaaaaatgaattgtgcgaagcttaaatcgtccgaaggtagagcgctttcccctataaaatatattttgctattttaagcGTTTTTCTCTTACAATAATCCAGCCGGGTTGTATGGTAGTTCATTGTGCTCGCCACTTGAGAGCTGACGTCGCAGTATAAACCAAGATGGCGTGTAGTGcagtgaaaaagtgaaaaagagtATTTTGCTCCTCGATTTTGCACGCAATTTTAGCTTGATTTGCCACGAAAAGTGGGTGAAAAGAGTGTCCAGCAGTTCTACTTATAGTTTTCCCATGAGGGAGGCCGAGAAAGTGAGTGATTTGTTTGTTTATTCCCAGTTAAATTGCACCAAAAGATCTTTGTGCTCTCTTCCTCCAACAAAAGCTCAATGCTACGGACTTTGCTACATGCCCGAGCTCTTTCTGGGCcaatttctgggtgaaaatgaGTGATTTTGTTTGAAATCGATAGGGAATTTTGAGGATTAGTGAGTAGTTTATGTGCTAAAGGTAAGAGTTGTCGAGAAAAGTTACTGTCTTTGGAGGAAACTGCTGAGAAAATCGATAGATTGCAGTCTCTTGTCCTCGAAAAAGCTCTTGGCGAGTTCGCGCAATAAAATAAACAAGTCACAATAATTCCTACTTA encodes the following:
- the LOC129806242 gene encoding cytochrome c oxidase subunit 5B, mitochondrial-like; this translates as MASNFCVKFLLPAARRSVTYTPVRFCKMMNDPLEHATGIEKRELLAKAAGNENPFDMRVFKRGAGTKDQPNLIPSAFDARLVGCICEEDQTFVQWMWVYQGEPKRCECGHWFKLVEKAPV